A genomic window from Vitis riparia cultivar Riparia Gloire de Montpellier isolate 1030 chromosome 18, EGFV_Vit.rip_1.0, whole genome shotgun sequence includes:
- the LOC117907176 gene encoding uncharacterized protein LOC117907176 isoform X2: MLLAVEGGGFFSSSASGYTKGLTLLLLGQKNEEKPMRVSPWNQYQLVDQESDTDLQLASGKNRLSRGCASFVCFGRASAGLEVPSPLKVGPVQQQDGLPGPPISDKGKDHTTDHGDDNNERDVPLKSSLKKPFNSIPVSGGDNECEPLGETCSDIPGCTERRKVQWTDACGRELVEIKEFEPRWVKLKISDIPCSHYL, from the coding sequence ATGTTATTGGCAGTGGAAGGAGGAGGGTTCTTCTCTTCTTCAGCTTCGGGGTACACTAAGGGCCTGACCCTTCTTCTCTTGGGTCAGAAGAACGAAGAAAAACCCATGAGAGTTTCCCCGTGGAATCAGTACCAGTTGGTGGACCAAGAATCCGACACCGACCTCCAGCTGGCTTCCGGGAAGAACCGGCTTTCCCGCGGGTGCGCTTCCTTTGTCTGCTTTGGTCGCGCTTCCGCAGGACTTGAGGTCCCATCCCCACTGAAGGTGGGCCCTGTTCAACAGCAGGATGGCTTGCCAGGGCCTCCTATTTCAGACAAGGGCAAGGATCATACTACTGATCATGGTGACGATAACAATGAAAGAGATGTTCCTCTTAAGAGTAGCTTGAAAAAACCATTTAATAGTATTCCAGTTTCTGGTGGTGATAATGAATGTGAGCCATTGGGTGAAACATGTAGTGACATCCCCGGTTGCACTGAAAGGAGGAAAGTGCAGTGGACAGATGCATGTGGTAGAGAGCTTGTTGAGATTAAGGAATTTGAGCCCAG